A window of Pseudomonas guangdongensis contains these coding sequences:
- the hslO gene encoding Hsp33 family molecular chaperone HslO, producing MSDFTQRFLFEDNDVRGEMVELDRSYAEVLAKHDYPEPVARLLGELLAAAALLGSTLKFDGLLVLQARSSGPLPLLMVECSSDREIRGIARYESDIGADAGGLRELMPEGVLTLTVDPKVGKRYQGIVSLDGDSLSACLSSYFALSQQLPSRFWLRADAGHARGLLLQQMPADRLPDAEARAASWEHVVTLADTLSDEELLGLDNQTILHRLYHQEEVRLFDAQPLQFACSCSRERSARALVSLGEVDARALLEEQGGEVTIDCQFCNARYQFDAADVIQLFAGGGTAEPSPTRH from the coding sequence ATGTCCGATTTCACCCAGCGCTTTCTGTTCGAAGACAACGACGTCCGCGGCGAGATGGTCGAACTCGACCGCAGCTACGCCGAAGTGCTTGCCAAGCATGACTATCCCGAGCCGGTCGCCCGGCTGCTCGGCGAGCTGCTCGCTGCCGCCGCGCTGCTCGGCAGCACCCTCAAGTTCGACGGCCTGCTGGTGCTGCAGGCACGCTCCAGCGGCCCGCTGCCGCTGCTGATGGTCGAATGCTCCAGCGACCGCGAGATCCGCGGCATCGCCCGCTACGAGAGCGACATCGGCGCCGACGCCGGCGGCCTGCGCGAGCTGATGCCCGAGGGCGTGCTGACCCTGACCGTCGACCCGAAGGTCGGCAAGCGCTACCAGGGCATCGTCAGCCTCGACGGCGACAGCCTGTCCGCGTGCCTGTCCAGCTACTTCGCGCTGTCCCAGCAGCTGCCCAGCCGCTTCTGGCTGCGCGCCGACGCTGGCCACGCCCGCGGCCTGCTGCTGCAGCAGATGCCGGCCGACCGCCTGCCCGATGCCGAGGCGCGCGCCGCCAGCTGGGAGCATGTGGTCACCCTGGCCGACACCCTGAGCGACGAGGAGTTGCTGGGGCTGGACAACCAGACCATCCTGCATCGTCTCTACCATCAGGAAGAAGTCCGGCTGTTCGACGCCCAGCCGCTACAATTCGCCTGCAGCTGCTCGCGCGAGCGCTCGGCCCGGGCGCTGGTCAGCCTGGGCGAGGTCGACGCCCGCGCGTTGCTGGAGGAACAGGGCGGCGAGGTGACCATCGACTGCCAGTTCTGCAATGCGCGTTACCAATTCGATGCGGCGGACGTCATCCAGTTGTTCGCCGGCGGCGGCACTGCCGAACCGTCGCCGACCCGGCACTGA
- the ompR gene encoding osmolarity response regulator transcription factor OmpR: MSHTASTAPEGEKILIVDDDARLRRLLERFLDEEGFRVRSVENVEQMDRLLARELFSLVVLDLMMPGEDGLSACRRLREGNNQVPIIMLTAKGDEASRIQGLELGADDYLAKPFNPRELLARIKAVLRRQAPVVPGAPGSEEESVSFGDYELNLGTRELKRGGEVHMLTTGEFAVLKALVQHAREPLTRDKLMSLARGREWDALERSIDVQISRLRRLIEPDPSKPRYIQTVWGVGYVFVPDGSARK; this comes from the coding sequence ATGAGCCACACTGCCAGCACCGCGCCGGAAGGCGAAAAGATCCTGATCGTCGACGACGACGCCCGTCTGCGTCGCCTGTTGGAGCGCTTCCTCGACGAGGAAGGCTTTCGCGTGCGCAGCGTGGAGAACGTCGAGCAGATGGATCGCCTGCTGGCCCGCGAGCTGTTCAGTCTGGTGGTGCTCGACCTGATGATGCCCGGCGAGGACGGCCTGTCGGCCTGCCGGCGCCTGCGCGAGGGCAACAACCAGGTGCCGATCATCATGCTCACCGCCAAGGGCGACGAGGCCAGCCGCATCCAGGGCCTGGAGCTGGGCGCCGACGACTACCTGGCCAAGCCGTTCAATCCGCGCGAGCTGCTGGCACGGATCAAGGCCGTGCTGCGCCGCCAGGCGCCGGTGGTGCCGGGCGCGCCGGGCAGCGAGGAGGAAAGCGTCAGCTTCGGCGACTACGAGCTGAACCTCGGCACCCGCGAACTCAAGCGCGGCGGCGAAGTGCACATGCTCACCACCGGCGAGTTCGCCGTGCTCAAGGCGCTGGTCCAGCATGCCCGCGAGCCGCTGACCCGCGACAAGCTGATGAGCCTGGCGCGCGGCCGCGAGTGGGATGCCCTGGAGCGCTCCATCGACGTGCAGATTTCCCGCCTGCGCCGGCTGATCGAGCCCGATCCCTCCAAGCCGCGCTACATCCAGACCGTCTGGGGTGTCGGCTACGTGTTCGTGCCGGACGGCAGCGCGCGCAAGTGA
- the rimK gene encoding 30S ribosomal protein S6--L-glutamate ligase: MKIAVLSRNPRLYSTRRLVEAGRARGHEMQVIDTLRAYMNIASHKPQIHYRGQALEGFDAVIPRIGASVTFYGCAVLRQFEMMGVFPLNESVAISRSRDKLRSLQLLSRKGIGLPVTGFAHSPDDIPDLIQMVNGAPLVIKVLEGTQGIGVVLCETEKAAESVIEAFMGLKQNIMVQEYIKEAGGADIRCFVVGNKVIAAMKRQAKPGEFRSNLHRGGTASLIKITPEERMTAIRAAKAMGLGVAGVDILRSNHGPLVMEVNSSPGLEGIETTTGQDVAAMIIQHIEEHARPNQTRTKGRG; this comes from the coding sequence ATGAAGATCGCCGTGCTGTCGCGCAACCCGCGCCTGTATTCCACCCGCCGCCTGGTCGAGGCCGGTCGCGCCCGCGGGCACGAGATGCAGGTCATCGACACCCTGCGCGCCTACATGAACATCGCCAGCCACAAGCCGCAGATCCACTACCGCGGCCAGGCGCTGGAGGGCTTCGATGCGGTGATCCCGCGGATCGGCGCCTCGGTGACCTTCTACGGCTGCGCGGTGCTGCGCCAGTTCGAGATGATGGGCGTGTTCCCGCTCAACGAGTCGGTGGCGATCAGCCGCTCGCGCGACAAGCTGCGCTCGCTGCAGCTGCTGTCGCGCAAGGGCATCGGCCTGCCGGTGACCGGCTTCGCCCACTCCCCCGACGACATCCCCGACCTGATCCAGATGGTCAACGGCGCGCCGCTGGTGATCAAGGTGCTGGAAGGCACCCAGGGCATCGGCGTGGTGCTGTGCGAGACGGAAAAGGCCGCCGAGTCGGTGATCGAGGCGTTCATGGGCCTCAAGCAGAACATCATGGTGCAGGAGTACATCAAGGAAGCCGGCGGCGCCGACATCCGCTGCTTCGTGGTCGGCAACAAGGTGATCGCGGCGATGAAGCGTCAAGCCAAGCCCGGCGAATTCCGCTCCAACCTGCACCGCGGCGGCACCGCCAGCCTGATCAAGATCACCCCCGAGGAGCGCATGACCGCGATCCGCGCGGCCAAGGCCATGGGCCTGGGCGTGGCCGGGGTCGACATCCTGCGCTCCAACCACGGCCCGCTGGTGATGGAGGTCAACTCCTCGCCGGGCCTGGAGGGCATCGAGACCACCACCGGCCAGGACGTGGCGGCGATGATCATCCAGCACATCGAGGAGCATGCCCGGCCCAACCAGACGCGGACCAAGGGCCGGGGCTGA
- a CDS encoding c-type cytochrome: MKPLLPALLALAVSTPVLAAKIAMEDQSQIPPAPAKPEGQQWFQPPHERDLPDDAFGRLVQQGRAIFVDTRNQASEYVGNGMNCTNCHLDQGRQANSAPLWGAYTMYPAYRKKNDKVNSYAERIQGCFQFSMNGTAPPADGAVINALTAYSYWMSTGAPVNQSLPGRMYPVIAEPQGGYDLARGKQVYAEQCAICHGDNGQGQKSGDDFVFPPLWGKDSYNWGAGMHRINTAAAFIKTSMPLGKGGSLSDADAWHVAAYMNSHERPQDPRLVDGSVEKTRVRFHANDGVNLYGQKVNGVVLGQGTR; the protein is encoded by the coding sequence ATGAAACCGTTGCTGCCCGCCTTGCTCGCCCTCGCGGTGAGCACCCCCGTCCTGGCGGCGAAGATCGCCATGGAAGACCAGTCGCAGATTCCCCCGGCGCCGGCCAAGCCGGAGGGCCAGCAGTGGTTCCAGCCGCCGCACGAGCGCGACCTGCCCGACGACGCCTTCGGCCGTCTGGTCCAGCAGGGTCGGGCGATTTTCGTCGATACGCGGAATCAGGCCAGTGAATATGTCGGCAACGGCATGAACTGCACCAACTGCCACCTGGATCAGGGCCGCCAGGCCAACTCCGCGCCGCTGTGGGGCGCCTACACCATGTATCCGGCCTATCGGAAGAAGAACGACAAGGTCAACAGCTACGCCGAGCGCATCCAGGGCTGCTTCCAGTTCAGCATGAACGGCACCGCGCCGCCGGCCGACGGCGCGGTGATCAACGCGCTGACCGCCTACTCCTACTGGATGTCCACCGGCGCGCCGGTCAATCAGAGCCTGCCCGGACGCATGTACCCGGTGATCGCCGAGCCCCAGGGCGGCTACGACCTGGCGCGCGGCAAGCAGGTCTACGCCGAGCAATGCGCGATCTGCCACGGCGACAACGGCCAGGGCCAGAAGTCCGGCGACGACTTCGTGTTCCCGCCGCTGTGGGGCAAGGACTCCTACAACTGGGGTGCCGGCATGCACCGCATCAACACCGCCGCGGCCTTCATCAAGACCAGCATGCCGCTGGGCAAGGGCGGCAGTTTGAGCGACGCCGACGCCTGGCATGTGGCCGCCTACATGAACAGCCACGAGCGCCCGCAGGACCCGCGGCTGGTCGACGGCTCGGTGGAGAAGACCCGCGTCAGGTTCCACGCCAACGACGGCGTCAACCTCTACGGCCAGAAGGTCAACGGCGTGGTGCTCGGCCAGGGCACCCGCTGA
- a CDS encoding ATP-binding protein, with amino-acid sequence MRTPVWFPQSVFARTLWLVLLVVLFSKALTLVYLLMNEDMLVDRQYSHGTALTLRAYWAADPDSRPVIAAATGLRQLRHDEVPAGEYHWPYTEVFEAQMRQELGADAQLRMRAARTPRLWVLAPSLGPDWVEVPLYPYPLKVQRIWSVLGWFLAIGLLSTASAWIFVRLLSLPLKRLVFAARQIGRGRSVRLPVSDTPSEMTELYRAFNQMAEDVEQAARERELMLAGVSHDLRTPLTRLRLSLELLRGDHELTEDMVRDIEDMDAILDQFLAFIRDGRDEPLEELDLNDLVREVAAPLNQSEERVRLCLEALPAMPLRRVSIKRLLANLMENALRHGGSGVEVCSSLSGGHAAPYVVLSVLDRGPGIDPAELDSIFNPFIRGDRARSGKGTGLGLAIVKRIAAQHGGSVELRNRAGGGVEARVRLPLGLLLPRDAA; translated from the coding sequence GTGAGAACCCCTGTCTGGTTTCCGCAGAGCGTGTTCGCCCGCACGCTCTGGCTGGTGCTGCTGGTGGTGCTGTTCTCCAAGGCGCTGACCCTGGTCTACCTGCTGATGAACGAGGACATGCTGGTCGACCGCCAGTACAGCCATGGCACCGCGCTGACCCTGCGCGCCTACTGGGCGGCCGATCCGGATTCGCGGCCGGTGATCGCCGCCGCCACCGGCCTGCGCCAGCTGCGCCACGACGAGGTGCCCGCCGGCGAATACCACTGGCCCTACACCGAGGTGTTCGAGGCGCAGATGCGCCAGGAGCTGGGCGCGGACGCCCAGTTGCGCATGCGCGCGGCCCGCACGCCGCGCCTCTGGGTGCTGGCGCCGAGTCTCGGCCCGGACTGGGTGGAGGTGCCGCTGTATCCCTATCCGCTCAAGGTGCAGCGGATCTGGAGCGTGCTCGGCTGGTTCCTGGCCATCGGCCTGCTGTCCACCGCCTCGGCGTGGATCTTCGTGCGCCTGCTCAGCCTGCCGCTCAAGCGCCTGGTGTTCGCCGCCCGGCAGATCGGCCGCGGGCGCAGCGTGCGCCTGCCGGTGAGCGACACGCCCAGCGAGATGACCGAGCTGTACCGCGCCTTCAACCAGATGGCCGAGGATGTCGAGCAGGCCGCCCGCGAGCGCGAGCTGATGCTCGCCGGAGTGTCACACGACCTGCGCACCCCGCTGACCCGCCTGCGCCTGTCCCTGGAGCTGCTGCGCGGCGACCACGAGCTGACCGAGGACATGGTCCGCGACATCGAGGACATGGATGCGATCCTCGACCAGTTCCTCGCCTTCATCCGCGACGGCCGCGACGAGCCGCTGGAGGAGCTCGACCTCAACGATCTGGTGCGCGAGGTGGCCGCGCCGCTCAACCAGAGCGAGGAGCGCGTGCGCCTGTGTCTGGAGGCGCTGCCGGCCATGCCGCTGCGCCGGGTGTCGATCAAGCGCCTGCTCGCCAACCTGATGGAGAACGCCCTGCGCCATGGCGGCAGCGGCGTCGAGGTGTGCTCCAGCCTGTCCGGCGGCCATGCCGCGCCCTATGTGGTGCTCAGCGTGCTGGATCGCGGTCCGGGCATCGATCCGGCCGAGCTGGACAGCATCTTCAACCCCTTCATCCGCGGCGACCGCGCGCGCAGCGGCAAGGGCACCGGCCTTGGGCTGGCCATCGTCAAGCGCATCGCCGCCCAGCACGGCGGCAGCGTCGAGCTGCGCAACCGCGCCGGCGGCGGGGTGGAGGCGCGGGTGCGCCTGCCGCTGGGGCTGTTGCTGCCGCGCGATGCGGCGTAG
- a CDS encoding c-type cytochrome → MNRSRLPLAGLCGLLLALQAQAADGLKIHTQGAANPAAMACASCHGADGMGMAAAGFPRLAGLSAEYLAKQLADFRSGSRANPIMQPIAAALSADESAAVSQALAALPAPEYPRILRSAPAESRGAELALRGAWERNVPECVSCHGPGGVGVGDAFPPLAGQSAQYLGAQLNAWRQGTRKNDPNDLMGHVARALSDDEVKAVSDYFAGLAPQGGAR, encoded by the coding sequence ATGAACCGCTCCCGCTTGCCCCTGGCAGGCCTGTGCGGCCTGCTGCTGGCGCTGCAGGCCCAAGCCGCCGACGGGCTGAAGATCCATACCCAGGGCGCCGCCAATCCGGCGGCGATGGCCTGCGCCAGCTGTCACGGCGCCGACGGCATGGGCATGGCCGCCGCCGGCTTCCCGCGTCTGGCCGGCCTGTCGGCCGAGTACCTGGCCAAGCAGCTCGCCGACTTCCGCAGCGGCAGCCGCGCCAACCCGATCATGCAGCCGATCGCCGCAGCGCTCAGCGCCGACGAGAGCGCCGCCGTCAGCCAGGCCCTCGCCGCCCTGCCGGCTCCCGAGTACCCGCGCATCCTGCGCTCGGCGCCGGCCGAGAGCCGTGGCGCGGAGCTGGCCCTGCGCGGCGCCTGGGAACGCAACGTGCCCGAATGCGTCTCCTGTCACGGCCCCGGCGGGGTCGGTGTCGGCGACGCCTTCCCGCCGCTGGCCGGGCAGTCCGCCCAGTACCTGGGCGCCCAGCTCAACGCCTGGCGCCAGGGCACCCGCAAGAACGATCCCAACGACCTGATGGGCCATGTCGCCCGCGCGCTCAGCGACGACGAGGTCAAGGCCGTGTCCGACTACTTCGCCGGCCTCGCGCCGCAGGGAGGTGCCCGATGA
- a CDS encoding diguanylate cyclase — MRKRHWPILICIALCAASAAQAAPLVELNASQRAYLQAHPTLPLCVDPDWWPFEIIDKHGRHAGIAAELIGIIAARTGLQIALQHTDSWEDSLRASQAGRCLALSFLNSTPDREQWLIFTAPLLSDPNVIITREEHPFVSDIASLRGKRIALPRGTAMAERVARDFPNLSIVFTDSEREALALVAERKVDMTLRSLIVAAHTIKAEGWFSLKISGQIPGYDNQLRMGVLKSEQTLREILDLGIASLSEAEHRQIVDRHVPIQMVTREVTDYTVVAWLGLVLAAVLATSLLWMSRLRSLNRQLRNQAETDALTGLPNRNALNASFELDVARAQRFCRPLSVILLDIDHFKAVNDDFGHLTGDKVLVECGQLIKAQLRTVDSVCRWGGEEFLVICQETTPEQAWQLAERLLLQVRGHTFPCPRQLTASAGVATVRAGDSAAGLVQRADEALYAAKHGGRDQVGLIGHCESYVN, encoded by the coding sequence ATGCGCAAGCGCCACTGGCCGATCCTCATCTGCATCGCACTCTGCGCCGCCTCCGCCGCCCAGGCGGCGCCGCTCGTCGAGCTGAACGCCTCGCAGCGCGCCTACCTGCAGGCGCACCCGACGCTGCCGCTGTGCGTCGACCCGGACTGGTGGCCGTTCGAGATCATCGACAAGCACGGCCGCCATGCCGGCATCGCCGCCGAACTGATCGGGATCATCGCCGCACGCACCGGCCTGCAGATCGCCCTGCAGCACACCGACAGCTGGGAGGACAGCCTGCGCGCCTCGCAGGCCGGCCGGTGCCTGGCGCTGAGTTTTCTCAACAGCACGCCCGACCGCGAGCAATGGCTGATCTTCACCGCCCCGCTGCTCAGCGATCCCAACGTGATCATCACCCGCGAGGAGCACCCGTTCGTCTCCGACATCGCCAGCCTCAGGGGCAAGCGCATCGCCCTGCCGCGCGGCACCGCGATGGCCGAGCGCGTCGCCCGCGACTTTCCCAACCTGAGCATCGTATTCACCGACTCCGAGCGCGAGGCGCTGGCGCTGGTCGCCGAGCGCAAGGTCGACATGACCCTGCGCTCGCTGATCGTCGCCGCCCACACCATCAAGGCCGAGGGCTGGTTCAGCCTGAAGATCTCCGGGCAGATTCCCGGCTACGACAACCAGCTGCGCATGGGCGTGCTGAAGTCCGAGCAGACCCTGCGCGAGATCCTCGACCTGGGTATCGCCAGCCTCAGCGAGGCCGAGCACCGGCAGATCGTCGACCGCCATGTGCCGATCCAGATGGTCACCCGCGAGGTCACCGACTACACCGTGGTGGCCTGGCTGGGCCTGGTGCTGGCCGCGGTGCTGGCTACCAGCCTGCTGTGGATGAGCCGCCTGCGCAGCCTCAACCGCCAGCTCAGGAACCAGGCCGAGACCGACGCGCTGACCGGGCTGCCCAACCGCAATGCCCTCAACGCCTCCTTCGAGCTGGATGTGGCCCGCGCGCAGCGCTTTTGCCGCCCGCTGTCGGTGATCCTCCTCGATATCGACCACTTCAAGGCGGTCAACGACGACTTCGGCCATCTCACCGGCGACAAGGTGCTGGTCGAGTGCGGCCAGCTGATCAAGGCCCAGCTGCGCACCGTGGACAGCGTGTGCCGCTGGGGCGGCGAGGAATTCCTGGTGATCTGCCAGGAAACGACGCCCGAGCAGGCCTGGCAACTGGCCGAGCGCCTGCTGCTGCAGGTGCGCGGCCATACCTTCCCCTGTCCGCGCCAGCTGACCGCCAGCGCCGGGGTCGCCACGGTGCGCGCCGGCGACAGCGCCGCCGGCCTGGTGCAGCGCGCCGACGAGGCGCTGTATGCGGCCAAGCACGGCGGGCGCGACCAGGTCGGACTGATCGGCCACTGCGAATCCTATGTCAACTGA
- a CDS encoding RNA-binding S4 domain-containing protein produces MSDNDDKVRLDKWLWAARFYKTRALAKAAIEGGKVHCRGERCKPSKEPRIGDELTVRCGFDERTVIVRALSMVRRGAPEAQQLYEETADSLARREQAQALRQAGALGVQTEGRPSKKQRRQIHQFRDGA; encoded by the coding sequence ATGAGCGATAACGACGACAAGGTCCGACTGGACAAATGGCTGTGGGCGGCGCGGTTCTACAAGACCCGCGCGTTGGCCAAGGCCGCCATCGAGGGCGGCAAGGTGCATTGCCGTGGCGAACGTTGCAAGCCGTCGAAGGAGCCGAGGATCGGCGACGAACTCACCGTGCGCTGCGGTTTCGACGAGCGCACGGTGATCGTCCGTGCGCTGTCGATGGTGCGTCGCGGCGCGCCCGAGGCCCAGCAGCTCTACGAGGAAACCGCCGACAGCCTCGCCCGCCGCGAGCAGGCCCAGGCGCTGCGCCAGGCCGGTGCGCTGGGCGTGCAGACCGAGGGCCGGCCGAGCAAGAAGCAGCGCCGGCAGATCCACCAGTTCCGCGACGGCGCCTGA
- the rimB gene encoding retropepsin-like aspartic endopeptidase RimB, protein MKTFDHLAVIGLREWIALPELGLARLRAKIDTGAATSTLHASDIEPFERDGQRWVRFTAHLGSRVQRQHRQREALLVDLKTIRSSTGHTQTRYVIRTELVLGDRHWPVEFTLACRQTMRYRVLLGAKALIAGQLVVNPALAYVQGKPQLAVPATLSGVR, encoded by the coding sequence ATGAAAACCTTCGACCACCTGGCCGTGATCGGCCTGCGCGAGTGGATCGCCCTGCCCGAGCTGGGCCTGGCGCGGCTGCGCGCCAAGATCGACACCGGCGCCGCCACCTCGACCCTGCACGCCAGCGACATCGAGCCGTTCGAGCGCGACGGCCAGCGCTGGGTGCGCTTCACCGCCCACCTCGGCAGCCGGGTGCAGCGTCAGCACCGCCAGCGCGAGGCGCTGCTGGTCGACCTGAAGACCATCCGCAGCTCCACCGGGCATACCCAGACCCGCTACGTGATTCGCACCGAGCTGGTGCTCGGCGACCGCCATTGGCCTGTAGAATTCACCCTGGCCTGCCGCCAGACCATGCGCTATCGCGTGCTGCTCGGCGCCAAGGCGCTGATCGCCGGCCAGCTGGTAGTCAACCCCGCTCTCGCCTACGTCCAGGGCAAGCCGCAACTGGCGGTGCCCGCAACCCTCTCAGGTGTCCGATGA